Genomic DNA from Paucilactobacillus hokkaidonensis JCM 18461:
GACTTAGACACTAACGGTGCTAGTTCAGTAGTTATGGATGCTGCGGCCGGCAATGGTTTTGGTACTTGGGTAGATGCATTCGGTACAAAAGGTAGTTCAACGGTTAAACTAGCTGTTCCAGTTGAATCTCATCCAGATGCAGATAAATATACAAGTAAATTAACGTGGACATTAAGTGAACTTCCAGATAATGCTTAACATGTTATTACAAAATAATGAATTAATAATATTTCAAGAGATAGATTTTTGGGTTTGACTATGCAAGTCGTAAGATTCGAAGTTTGGATCATACGACTTGCTAGTGTGTAATTTAGAAGTTGGTGATTTTTGGAGACGTACTAATGACGTTCGAAGAGATTGATCCCTGAGCATCAGCCCATCTCTTCTCACGTACTAATTTTTGAAAGGGGTGTATCAGTATGCGACGAAAGTTTTGGTTAGTCACAATGTTAGCAGCGATGCTGGGATTATTTTTATCAATTCCGGTATTTGCTGATCAAATAACGTTTGGAGTGCAGACACACTTGCCGGCCAGTCAGGTTGATAAATCAGTTAATTATTACGATCTAAAATTAACTCCTGGTGCTACAGAAACTGCTACGGTGACTGTTTCTAACAATACAACTAAAGAAGTTAGAATTAAACCCAAAGTAACAACCGCAACGACTAATTTGAATGGGGTAGTTGAATATAGTAAATCTGCTAAATCAGATAAGACTCTTAAATATAAAATGAGCGACTATGTTAAACCGACCCAAAAAGAAATTGTTTTAAAGGCAAAAGAATCTAAGGAACTTACCTTAGAATTTAAAATGCCGGACAAACAGTTTAAAGGCGTGATGGCTGGTGGCTTGCAGCTCCAAGACCAAAACGCGCTCGCAAAGAAAAATAAGGCCAAATCGGGTACATCCGTTCAAAACCAATATGCATATATGATTGGACTTGTGATGCAGCAATCGACAAAAAAGGTAACCCCGCAATTAAAAATGGGTTCAGTGACAGCAACACAAGAAAATTATCGTAATACGATTAATACGAAGCTACGGAATGTTACACCGACCTATGTTAATAAATTATCAGTCAATGCTAAAGTGAAAAAACAAGGTAGTGATAAAGTTGTTTATTCACAAAAATCGAAGAATATGCAAATGGCACCTAATTCCGGTTTTGAATTTCCACTTCGGTTAAATGGTCAGAAATTAAAAGCTGGAGATTATACAATGGATATCGTCGCCAAATCGAAAGGGCACACTTGGCACTTTACTAAAGGTTTCACAATTTCAGCCGATAAGGCCAATAATTTGAATAAAAAAGATGTTTCAATTAAGACAGATTACACTTGGCTTTACATTACGTTAGGATTTGTTGGATTAGCAGTGATTGGACTGATCATCTGGTGGATTATGCGTAAGAAAATGAAAGCACAGGCTGCTGAAAATGCGGCATTAAAGGCTAAATTAGAAGACAAGAGTGAAAACGACCACGAATAGGGGTCGTAGTCTAGTAACTAAATAGCCCGGATGATTTGAACTTTGAATCATCCGGGCTATTTAGTTACTAGACCTAGACCTCTGTGGTCGTTTTAACGTTTTTGCAATACTAGGGGTTAGGTTATGAAATATTTTGATGATGTTGCATGCTTTTACCGTGGGTGGGTCGATGGTGCAAAAAACCATATGATCTATTTTAATTGATGAAACGTGTAAATGGTCGCAAACACCTAGGGCTAAAACAGGAATGGTAATCAATAAGTTTAAAATTCAAACTTATCAATTACCATTCCTGCTTTATCCTACGGTGTTTAACCGCGGCCATTTGCACTCTTTTATTTACTAAACGAAATCTTTAGCGTACCGTAATAGTGCAACCATATTTGATTTAGTTGGCATTTTGTCAGCAGGTAACGTGATTACTTTGCCACCGCGCAGAATTGTAAAAATCGTCAAATCGTTGAGAAGATTATTTTGTTTGGCTTCGGCAGTATTTGTGATTAAGATGCCATCATCTAGTAATAATCCTTGAACATGCGATTCTTCTTGGATAATTAACTGTTCTACCTGATGATTCATCACTGGTTCAACGATGTTGTATGGATCGTCCAACATTAATTGTTTTGAAGTTGCCCGATCATATTCTTGTTTTAAATCGGCAAGCATGCCATCAAACCAACGTGGCATTAAATCAAGGACTTGTTTTTCAACCTCATAAAAGTCAGTTTTAGCTGGTGAAAGGTCGATATGCAGTTGCTCGTCGATTAAACTAGATTTAGCGACTTGCTTGAAAATAGTTTGGTTTTCAGGTAGCCCAAACAAAATTACTTTTCGTTGGTCATATTGCGCAAAGTTAGTTAGCACGTAGTCGGCTACTTGTTGATAATAGTTTACTTTATCCTTTTGGACTTCGGCACTTTTTTCGTTATGACCATGGAAAGCACCAAATGCAGGTTCATGGCCACGAGCAGTTACGTTAACAGACTTACCGTCGATTTCGTCGCCCAATGCCTTTGTTAATGTATCAGGTGCATCGGCAGGCAGATTAATTGGCAACAGATGATGTTGATCACCGCGATATAAAATGAATGAATCATGGTTTAGTGCCAAAACGAGGTAATTAAATTCGAGTTCATCGTTAATAATTGGTAAAATGTTAGGGCGATGAGAAATTGATACTTGGTCCTCGAATTCACGATTAGAATGGTAGGTAAAGACTTGGTGCTCATTACCAATTAAAGCAATCGTTTTACCTGTTTCGCTGAGCCAAAAATCGTTATTGTCTTGATATTCATCGAACCGGCTCTGATAATTTTCCCAATTAGCATTCGGAAATGATTTAGTCATCATGGTCGCTGCCGTTTTGAGTAAATTTTTAAAGGTTAATTTAGCCTGGCTGACACTAGCAGGATCATTAGGACGTTTGATTAGAAGTGTCAGAAACGGGCCATTATTGGCGTGAAGCAAATTTAGTAAGTCAGTATTTGTTTGCATAACGATAACCTCCGTTTGTTTTAAGAACTTAGCAACTAGTCTACAACCCTAATTTAACATATAACTTATTATTTTTTAAACAATATGGTTATGAATAAACAAGATTTAACGAAAAAGGAATCTAAATCCGTATTTAATATTTGGAGTGATAAAAATGAAAAGAATTTTGATTTTACATACTGGTGGTACAATTTCAATGCAAACAGATCAACACGGAGCAATTAATAGTAGTTCTGTCAATCCGTTAGTACGACAGCCCCTGCAACTAGCGGGCGAGTTTTCGTTAATTCAAGAGGAGCTGTTTAATTTGCCCTCACTGCACATGACACCGACAACGATGTTGACCTTAGCCCAGCGAATTCAAACAGTGGCGCAAAATTATGATGGCATTGTTGTGACCCATGGCACAGACACCTTAGAAGAGACAGCCTATTTTTTGGATTTAACACTACATGTTGACTGTCCAGTAGTTGTAACTGGTGCGATGCGTTCATCTGACCAGACGAGTGCTGATGGGCCGGCGAATATTAGATCAGCAACCCTCGTAGCTGCCAGCAAAAAAGCCACAAATC
This window encodes:
- a CDS encoding DUF916 and DUF3324 domain-containing protein, with product MRRKFWLVTMLAAMLGLFLSIPVFADQITFGVQTHLPASQVDKSVNYYDLKLTPGATETATVTVSNNTTKEVRIKPKVTTATTNLNGVVEYSKSAKSDKTLKYKMSDYVKPTQKEIVLKAKESKELTLEFKMPDKQFKGVMAGGLQLQDQNALAKKNKAKSGTSVQNQYAYMIGLVMQQSTKKVTPQLKMGSVTATQENYRNTINTKLRNVTPTYVNKLSVNAKVKKQGSDKVVYSQKSKNMQMAPNSGFEFPLRLNGQKLKAGDYTMDIVAKSKGHTWHFTKGFTISADKANNLNKKDVSIKTDYTWLYITLGFVGLAVIGLIIWWIMRKKMKAQAAENAALKAKLEDKSENDHE